The segment CGAGCTTTCCTCTGGCGTCGCCGAGACGACGTTTGGCAAGAACGAGGTCGAGGTCGCCATTGTCCTGCATCTCATAGAGCGTGCCGCTGAGGGCGACCGTCAATTCGAGATCGACGGAGGGATGCGAGCGAACAAATTCCTCCAGCACATCCGGCAACCGGCTGGTAACGAAATCCTCCGAGACGCCGAGCCGCAGATTGCCCCGTAGGCTGTTGCCGGCAAAGAGCTGCTGCACCTCCCCCTCGATCGACAGCATCTGCCGGGCATGGCCGAGCAGCGCCTCGCCGTCGCCCGTCAACACCACCCGATGCGTGTCGCGCGCCAGAAGCTTGCGGCCGAGCGTGGTCTCCAGCCGCTGGATATGTTGGCTGACCGTGGACTGGCCGAGGCCGAGCCGTTCGGCCGCGAGTGTGAAACTGCCCATCTGCTCGACGGCGACGAAACTGCGCAATTGCGTGAGATCAAGCATGGAATTCATCCTGAATCACGATAACTGTTATTCCTTGCATCGTGGATCACGATAGGTCTATGTGCAAGAACTAATCTTATGAAATTGCTATTGGGGTTGGCACGATGCGCCGCTTTCTTCCAGACACTTTCACCACCCTGCTGGTGCTCACCGTGCTCGCGGCATCCTTCTTCCCGGTGCAGGGGACGAGCGCCCATTACTTCGGCATCGCCACCAATTTTGCCATCGGCCTGCTGTTCTTCCTGCACGGCGCGCGCCTGTCGCGGGATGTCGTCATCGCCGGCCTCCTGCATTGGCGGCTGCATTTGATCATACTGCTGGCCACCTTCGGCATTTTCCCGCTCCTGGCTCTCGCCATGGGCGTGCTGGTGCCGACCATCCTGCCGCAGGCGCTTTACACGGGCATCCTATTCCTCAGCGTGCTGCCCTCGACGGTGCAGTCCTCGATCGCCTTCACCTCGATTGCCGGCGGCAATGTGCCGGCCGCGATCTGCGCCGCGTCGGCCTCCAACATCTTCGGCATGTTCCTGACGCCCCTGCTCGTCGGTGTGCTCTTCTCGGTCGGCGGCCATGGCGGTGGATTCTCCTGGGACGTGCTGGAGCAGATCATGCTGCAACTGCTTGCGCCCTTCATCGCCGGCCAGATCCTGCAGCCGTGGATCGGCAATTGGATACGTTCGAAGAAGACCATCCTGATGCCGGTCGACCGGGGCTCGATCCTGATGGTCGTCTATTCGGCCTTCAGCGAGGCCGTCGTCGAGGGATTGTGGCACACCTTCTCGTTGGTCGATATCGCCACCGTCATCGTCGCCAACATCGTGCTGCTGGCACTGGTGCTCTGCATCACCATGTTCGGCAGCCGTGCACTCGGCTTCTCTCGTGCCGACGAGATCACCATCACCTTCTGCGGTTCGAAGAAGTCGCTTGCAAGCGGCGTCCCGATGGCCAACGTCATCTTCGCCGGCCAGGGGATCGGCGCCATCGTCCTGCCACTGATGCTGTTCCACCAGATCCAGCTCATGGCCTGTGCCGTCATCGCCCAGAAATATGCGGATGCCGCCAAAAGGCGCGAAGCGGCCAAGGCCGAAGCAGAGACGGGAGGCGCGCCGAAACCGAACGGAGCCTCGAATGCAGCGTAACGGTCGCTCCGACTATTGCCCATACGAAAGGCGGCGCCCCAACGGAGCGCCGCCTTGCTTTTGTGATCTGGGAGGATCGGTCTTCTGGCTATGGGTTGAAGCCCGTTAGTTGATATGGGCCTCGATTGCCTTCGGGGTCTCGACCGGCTCGGCGGTTATGGAGATACGGCGGGGCTTCATGGCTTCGGGAATGTTGCGCAACAGATCGATGTGCAGCAGACCATTCTTCAGCGAAGCCGCCTGGACCTCGACATGATCGGCAAGCTGGAAGCGGCGTTCGAAGGCGCGCTTGGCGATACCGCGATAGAGATATTCGCTGGCCTCGGCCGGCTGCTCACTCTTTTCACCCTTGACGTGGAGAACATGGGCGCGAGCCTCAATGCTCAGTTCCTTTTCATCGAAACCGGCAACGGCCATGGTGATGCGATAGGTGTTCTCACCGGTGCGCTCGATGTTGTAGGGCGGATAGGCCTGCGCCTGATCCGGCTGCGTAAGGCTGTCGAGCATGGGGAAAAGACGGTCGAAACCGACGGTGGAACGGTAAAGGGGAGAGAAATCTACGTGACGCATGTTGTCCTCCTGTGAGCGACGATTGCGATTCAGTTTTGCCCCATTGACCCCGCTCTGGGCGGCCTCGGGGCGGTTCGCGAGCCCGTTTGGCACCCGCAGAATGGAGATGGTGATCGCTTTTCGGCAGTTCAAGACCCCTGACGCCATCTCTCGAATTTCAAGAACAATGCCGGGTGAACCGCAGATGAACGACCGGTTCGGCGCTCGTTCAGGCTGCGGGGACTACCAATGACGTCATCGGATACATTCACTGTCCGATGACTGAAGTGTATCGTCCCTTCTTCTTCAGTCCTTGCTAGGCCGGCGACGCGGAACTCTCTATCTCCGCAAGCCGGTCTTTTTTCTTTTTAGTCGCTAGCGCAGCAATTTCAGCGAGCCGGTCAGCGATTTCACCCATTTCGAAGGCCCTGCTATTCCCAAGCCGTCAACCGTCTCACCGGCGAGATCGCGATCCGGAAACGTCGCCTCATACTCCCTATAGTCGTGCAGCGAGCGAGCGAAAGCGGGAAAAGGAACGACCGCGCGGTCGTCCTGCCCCGGCAAGGCCTTCAGCAATAGGGATGTGATTGTCTCCGCATCCGCCTGCAGCACCGGAACGGGCATGTTCGAACTGATGTCGATGATGCGTCCCTCCCTGTCAATCAAATGCTGCGCCGCAAGCGTGGGAAACCTCGCACCCAACCCGATCGAGATCGCGCCAACGGTATTGGCGATCAGCCCAAGCGGGAGTGCGGGATTGACGACGATGGCGAGACGGATATCGGGAAGCATGGAGACCTACTGCTGTTGAGACTATGCGCTCAGAAGATATCTCCGATATCAGGGGAAATCTTGCCTTTCATTGCCGCTTATGACGCTTTTATGGTAAGTCCTACCAGATTTTTCTGAACGTAAGGTTGAATATGCCCGACACCCTTGAACCCATCGATTTGCGAATCCTCGGAGCGCTTCAGAAGGACGGGCGGCTGACGAATCAGGCGCTTTCCTCCGAAGTCGGGCTCTCGACGTCGCCGTGTTGGCGGCGCGTGCGACAGTTGGAGGAAACAGGCGTGATTCAAGGCTATGCCGCCACCCTGGACAGGCGCCAGATCGGCCTTGGCGTCCTCGCCTTCGTCAGGGTGAAGATCGACAGCCACAGCGAGGCCGAGGCCGAGGAATTCTCGCGCGACGTGCTGAAGCTGAGCGAAGTCGTGGCGTGTTACAGTATCGCCGGAGACGCGGATTTCCTGTTGCAGGTCGTTGCTACAGACCTCGACAGCTACGCGGATTTCGCTATGGCCGTGGTGCGCCGATTGCCGCGCATCAAGGAGATGCAGACAACCTTCGTGCTGAAGGAAATCAAGCCTTTCAAGGGTTTTCCGCTGGATGTCGGGCAGCGATAACGGCCTTAGACGTGGATGCCGGGCGACAGAAGGCAGCCACAAATTTCACTCGGCCAGGACTTGGTTGCTGTGCATGTCCGGCCAGCCCTTTACGTTTGGATCGAAGCCATCCTATTCTAGAAGAGTGGTTGCCCACCTGGGGTATTGAATGTCGGCACTGCCTTTCTCGAAGATTTCTGAGCCGCTTAACGCGCTGCTCGTTGCCATCGGTCTTTTGACCGTGGCTGCCCTCACGACGCCGGAGATAACCGGACAGACCAGGTTCATTCTGGAAATCCTGCTTGCCGGCATCTGGGCTGCCTACGTCCTGCAACTGATCGAAACGCTGATCGTGCATCGGACAAGAGCCGTTCGCGACAGAGTGCCGGAAATCGCCGTCGATGTGCTCGCCGTTCTGATACCGATGGCTGCGTTCCTGTTTATCGGCGGGCGCGACCAAAGTCTTTATTGTGCGATCTGGCTTTTGAAGCCGCTGCGCGGTTCGACCTTCTTTCGCCTGCTGGGCAGGGTCCTGAGCAAAGAGGCACGG is part of the Rhizobium sp. CB3090 genome and harbors:
- a CDS encoding LysR family transcriptional regulator; amino-acid sequence: MLDLTQLRSFVAVEQMGSFTLAAERLGLGQSTVSQHIQRLETTLGRKLLARDTHRVVLTGDGEALLGHARQMLSIEGEVQQLFAGNSLRGNLRLGVSEDFVTSRLPDVLEEFVRSHPSVDLELTVALSGTLYEMQDNGDLDLVLAKRRLGDARGKLVYREPLVWLARDPDRIRKLAAPLPLIAFPPPSITRAAALEALRRQQVPWRIVCTCGSLSGLTAAARAGMGVLVQPRSMVPTGLSEIAPGWLPALEDVEFVLVPRKGADQLLVSALSEDILSKVRGLRSAA
- a CDS encoding bile acid:sodium symporter family protein — its product is MRRFLPDTFTTLLVLTVLAASFFPVQGTSAHYFGIATNFAIGLLFFLHGARLSRDVVIAGLLHWRLHLIILLATFGIFPLLALAMGVLVPTILPQALYTGILFLSVLPSTVQSSIAFTSIAGGNVPAAICAASASNIFGMFLTPLLVGVLFSVGGHGGGFSWDVLEQIMLQLLAPFIAGQILQPWIGNWIRSKKTILMPVDRGSILMVVYSAFSEAVVEGLWHTFSLVDIATVIVANIVLLALVLCITMFGSRALGFSRADEITITFCGSKKSLASGVPMANVIFAGQGIGAIVLPLMLFHQIQLMACAVIAQKYADAAKRREAAKAEAETGGAPKPNGASNAA
- a CDS encoding Hsp20 family protein gives rise to the protein MRHVDFSPLYRSTVGFDRLFPMLDSLTQPDQAQAYPPYNIERTGENTYRITMAVAGFDEKELSIEARAHVLHVKGEKSEQPAEASEYLYRGIAKRAFERRFQLADHVEVQAASLKNGLLHIDLLRNIPEAMKPRRISITAEPVETPKAIEAHIN
- a CDS encoding DUF2000 domain-containing protein, yielding MLPDIRLAIVVNPALPLGLIANTVGAISIGLGARFPTLAAQHLIDREGRIIDISSNMPVPVLQADAETITSLLLKALPGQDDRAVVPFPAFARSLHDYREYEATFPDRDLAGETVDGLGIAGPSKWVKSLTGSLKLLR
- a CDS encoding Lrp/AsnC family transcriptional regulator; this encodes MPDTLEPIDLRILGALQKDGRLTNQALSSEVGLSTSPCWRRVRQLEETGVIQGYAATLDRRQIGLGVLAFVRVKIDSHSEAEAEEFSRDVLKLSEVVACYSIAGDADFLLQVVATDLDSYADFAMAVVRRLPRIKEMQTTFVLKEIKPFKGFPLDVGQR